One Mycobacterium sp. SMC-4 DNA window includes the following coding sequences:
- a CDS encoding (Fe-S)-binding protein, whose protein sequence is MKLRVALFATCYNDLMWPDTPKAVVRLLRRLGCDVEFPLGQTCCGQLFTNTGYADEALPAVRAFTTSFAGYDAVVAPSGSCVGSVRHQHRDVAARSGDVVLQAAVETIAPRVYELSELLVDVLGVTDVGAYFPHRVTYHPTCHSLRMLRVGDRPLQLLEAVRGIELITLPAAEQCCGFGGTFAIKNADTSVAMGLDKARAAQQTGAEVLVAGDNSCLAHIGGLLSRRRSSMRVMHLAEVLAGTEGARL, encoded by the coding sequence ATGAAACTGCGGGTGGCCCTGTTCGCCACCTGCTACAACGACCTGATGTGGCCGGACACGCCGAAAGCTGTTGTCCGACTGTTACGTCGGCTTGGCTGTGACGTCGAATTCCCGTTGGGCCAGACCTGCTGCGGACAGCTGTTCACCAACACCGGTTATGCCGACGAGGCTCTGCCGGCGGTGCGTGCCTTCACCACGTCCTTCGCCGGCTACGACGCCGTGGTCGCGCCGTCGGGCTCGTGTGTCGGATCGGTGCGCCACCAGCATCGCGACGTGGCGGCACGGTCGGGCGACGTCGTGCTGCAGGCCGCCGTCGAGACCATCGCGCCCCGGGTCTACGAGCTCTCCGAGTTGCTCGTCGACGTTCTGGGCGTCACCGATGTGGGCGCATACTTTCCGCACCGCGTCACCTATCACCCCACCTGTCATTCGCTGCGGATGCTGCGGGTCGGTGACCGGCCGCTGCAGCTACTCGAGGCGGTGCGCGGCATCGAGCTGATCACCCTCCCAGCCGCCGAGCAGTGTTGCGGCTTCGGCGGCACATTCGCGATCAAGAACGCCGACACCTCGGTGGCGATGGGTCTGGACAAGGCTCGCGCAGCCCAGCAGACCGGAGCCGAAGTGCTTGTGGCGGGCGATAATTCCTGTCTCGCCCACATCGGCGGGCTATTGTCGCGCCGGCGTTCCTCGATGCGCGTGATGCATCTGGCCGAGGTGCTGGCCGGCACCGAAGGTGCCCGGCTGTGA
- a CDS encoding lactate utilization protein B, which yields MSSRPPHVGVTGDFLGLPAFPAAAAAALADPVLQRNLTHATTTIRAKRARVVAELDNWEELRRAAEAIKDAGLHRLDELLVMFEANATAAGATVHWARDAAEANRIVVDLVASRGASEVVKVKSMATQEIELNEALARAGIQAWETDLAELIVQLGDDWPSHILVPAIHRNRAEVRQIFMREMGRVGRPAPADLTDDPPRLAEAARLHLREKFLRAQVAVSGANFAIADTGSLVVVESEGNGRMCLTLPQTLISVVGIEKVLPSWRDLEVMLQVLPRSSTGERENPYTTIWTGAHADDGPRDVHIVLLDNGRSRVLADVKGRAALRCIRCSACLNVCPVYERAGGHSYGSVYPGPIGAVLTPQLRGTGSDVDRSLPYASSLCGACYDVCPVRIDIPSMLVHLRTRVVDERRGGVPSVEQAAMTAAAWTLADHRRLRRFATVVNAAGKVLRSSLFRRRSVLRSLPWPARPWSRTRDAPVPPTESFRAWWERTGGAGE from the coding sequence GTGAGCAGCCGCCCCCCGCATGTCGGCGTCACCGGAGACTTCTTGGGTCTGCCGGCCTTCCCGGCCGCGGCTGCAGCGGCGCTTGCCGACCCAGTCCTGCAGCGTAACCTCACGCACGCCACCACGACGATCCGCGCCAAGAGGGCACGTGTCGTGGCCGAGCTCGACAACTGGGAGGAGTTGCGGCGTGCCGCCGAAGCGATCAAAGACGCCGGGCTGCACCGCCTCGACGAGCTGCTGGTCATGTTCGAGGCCAACGCGACCGCAGCGGGCGCGACCGTGCACTGGGCCCGTGACGCGGCCGAAGCCAACCGCATCGTGGTCGATCTGGTGGCTTCCCGAGGGGCCTCGGAGGTGGTGAAGGTCAAGTCGATGGCGACCCAGGAGATCGAGCTGAACGAGGCACTCGCCCGCGCCGGGATCCAGGCGTGGGAGACCGACCTGGCCGAGCTGATCGTCCAGCTCGGTGACGACTGGCCGAGCCACATCCTGGTGCCGGCCATTCACCGCAACAGGGCAGAAGTCCGGCAGATCTTCATGCGTGAGATGGGCCGGGTGGGACGTCCGGCGCCGGCCGACCTGACCGACGACCCGCCCCGGCTGGCCGAGGCGGCCCGCCTGCATCTGCGCGAGAAGTTCCTGCGGGCCCAGGTGGCGGTTTCCGGCGCGAACTTCGCGATCGCCGACACCGGCAGCCTGGTGGTGGTGGAATCGGAGGGCAACGGGCGGATGTGCCTGACGTTGCCGCAGACGCTCATCTCGGTGGTGGGCATCGAGAAGGTGCTGCCGTCGTGGCGGGACCTCGAGGTGATGCTGCAGGTGCTGCCGCGCAGCAGTACCGGCGAACGGGAGAATCCCTACACCACGATCTGGACCGGAGCCCACGCCGACGACGGCCCGCGCGACGTGCATATCGTCCTGCTGGACAACGGCCGTTCGCGGGTGCTGGCCGACGTGAAGGGCCGCGCCGCGCTGCGCTGCATCCGCTGCTCGGCATGTTTGAACGTGTGCCCGGTCTACGAGCGGGCAGGAGGGCATTCCTACGGCTCGGTGTACCCGGGTCCGATCGGTGCGGTGTTGACCCCCCAGCTACGCGGAACCGGCAGCGATGTCGACCGGTCGCTGCCGTACGCCTCGAGCCTGTGCGGCGCCTGCTACGACGTGTGCCCGGTGCGCATCGACATCCCGTCGATGTTGGTGCACCTGCGCACCCGGGTGGTCGATGAACGCCGCGGCGGTGTGCCGTCGGTCGAACAGGCGGCGATGACCGCGGCCGCGTGGACGCTGGCCGATCACCGGCGTCTACGCAGGTTCGCGACGGTCGTGAACGCGGCCGGGAAAGTGTTGCGCAGCAGCCTGTTCCGGCGTCGCAGTGTGCTGCGGTCACTTCCGTGGCCGGCCCGGCCGTGGTCGCGTACGCGGGACGCGCCGGTGCCGCCGACTGAATCGTTCCGGGCCTGGTGGGAGCGAACGGGAGGGGCCGGTGAGTGA
- a CDS encoding lactate utilization protein C codes for MSDARSEILARIRTALADRPPVGAVPWEYGRAVGTGELDPVARFVERVADYRAVVERVESSGVADAVTTALRCADTVAGDGWVQRAWPDAARWVGDGLSPEDLDRVDAVVTTATVAIANTGTIVLHHGCGQGRRALSLVPDLHVCVVSAEQVVDDVPKAVALLVEAGLHTRPLTWISGPSATSDIELDRVEGVHGPRNLHVIVVG; via the coding sequence GTGAGTGACGCACGCAGCGAGATCTTGGCCCGGATCCGGACCGCGCTGGCAGACCGACCTCCGGTCGGGGCAGTGCCGTGGGAGTACGGACGAGCGGTCGGGACAGGTGAACTGGATCCGGTAGCGCGCTTCGTCGAGCGGGTCGCCGACTACCGCGCTGTGGTCGAGCGTGTCGAGTCCAGCGGTGTCGCCGACGCGGTCACCACGGCGCTGCGCTGCGCTGATACGGTGGCCGGTGACGGCTGGGTGCAGCGAGCATGGCCGGATGCCGCCCGGTGGGTGGGCGACGGGCTGAGCCCCGAGGACCTCGACAGGGTGGACGCGGTCGTCACCACTGCGACGGTGGCCATCGCCAACACGGGCACCATCGTGCTGCACCACGGCTGCGGTCAGGGCCGGCGTGCGCTGAGCCTGGTGCCCGACCTCCATGTCTGCGTGGTGTCGGCCGAGCAGGTCGTCGACGATGTCCCCAAGGCCGTTGCCCTGCTTGTGGAGGCGGGGCTACACACCCGGCCGTTGACCTGGATCAGCGGACCGAGCGCGACCAGCGACATCGAACTGGACCGGGTCGAGGGCGTGCACGGTCCGCGCAACCTGCACGTGATTGTCGTCGGCTGA
- the pgl gene encoding 6-phosphogluconolactonase, whose product MILEKYSDTDTLVAAAGDRLVGAVTAAIDARGVAHIVLTGGGTGIGMLEHVGGRADEIDWSRVHIYWGDERFVPRDDPERNEKQAREALLDHVGIPAANVNPMAASDGEFGDALDAAAQAYAHLLAEAGGADPTPVFDVHLLGMGGEGHVNSLFPDTAAVRETTRTVVGVTDSPKPPPRRITLTLPAIQRSREVWLVVSGEGKADAVAAAIGGAQPVDLPAAGAVGSEQTVWLLDAAAASRL is encoded by the coding sequence ATGATTCTTGAGAAGTACTCAGACACAGACACTCTGGTTGCTGCGGCAGGTGACCGCCTGGTGGGCGCCGTCACAGCCGCCATCGACGCTCGTGGCGTGGCACATATCGTGTTGACCGGCGGTGGCACCGGGATCGGCATGCTCGAGCATGTCGGCGGGCGGGCCGATGAGATCGACTGGTCGAGGGTCCATATCTACTGGGGCGATGAGCGTTTCGTACCGCGTGACGACCCGGAACGCAACGAGAAGCAGGCTCGGGAGGCGCTGCTCGACCATGTCGGCATCCCCGCGGCCAACGTCAACCCGATGGCGGCCAGCGACGGTGAGTTCGGCGATGCGCTGGACGCGGCGGCCCAGGCCTACGCTCACCTGCTCGCCGAGGCCGGCGGCGCTGATCCGACGCCGGTCTTCGATGTTCATCTGCTGGGCATGGGTGGCGAAGGCCACGTCAACTCGTTGTTCCCGGACACCGCTGCGGTGCGGGAGACGACCCGCACCGTCGTCGGAGTGACCGACTCCCCCAAGCCGCCACCGCGCCGGATCACTTTGACACTCCCGGCGATTCAACGCTCACGCGAGGTTTGGCTGGTGGTCTCCGGGGAGGGCAAGGCCGATGCGGTGGCTGCCGCCATCGGCGGGGCCCAACCAGTCGACCTCCCGGCTGCCGGCGCGGTGGGCAGCGAGCAGACGGTGTGGCTGCTCGACGCCGCGGCCGCCTCTCGGCTCTGA
- the opcA gene encoding glucose-6-phosphate dehydrogenase assembly protein OpcA gives MIVDLSDTTTNEINKKITGLREEGGALTLGRVLTLVVVVDADAALEDAVEAATFASREHPCRVIVTVPGNRVGADARLDAQLRVGRDAGAGEVVVLRLHGELADHADSVVLPFLLPDTPVVAWWPTYAPDVPSKDPIGKLAIRRITDATRAEHPLAAIKSRRPGYSPGDTDISWSRITYWRALLASAIDEPPHEPIESAVVSGLASEPALDILAGWLASRIDGTVTRTVGTLKVELHRASETVTLSRPQDGVTATLSRTARPVALLPLARRDVKECLAEELRRLDADEIYHEALAGIDKVTYR, from the coding sequence ATGATTGTGGACCTTTCCGACACCACGACCAACGAGATCAACAAGAAGATCACCGGTCTTCGTGAAGAGGGCGGCGCGCTCACCCTCGGGCGGGTGCTGACGCTGGTCGTCGTGGTCGACGCAGACGCGGCCCTGGAGGATGCGGTCGAGGCGGCCACCTTCGCCAGCCGCGAGCACCCGTGCCGGGTGATCGTCACGGTGCCCGGCAACCGGGTCGGTGCCGATGCCCGGCTGGACGCCCAATTGCGAGTGGGCCGCGACGCCGGTGCCGGCGAAGTGGTGGTCCTGCGTCTGCACGGAGAACTTGCCGACCACGCCGACAGCGTCGTGCTGCCGTTCCTGCTTCCCGACACGCCAGTGGTGGCGTGGTGGCCGACCTACGCCCCCGACGTGCCGTCCAAGGATCCGATCGGCAAGCTGGCGATCCGCCGGATCACCGATGCCACCCGCGCCGAGCATCCGCTGGCCGCCATCAAGAGCCGGCGGCCCGGCTATTCACCCGGCGACACCGACATTTCGTGGAGCCGTATCACCTACTGGCGAGCGCTGCTGGCCTCGGCCATCGACGAGCCGCCCCACGAACCCATCGAGTCCGCGGTGGTCTCGGGGCTGGCATCGGAGCCGGCGCTGGACATCCTTGCCGGTTGGTTGGCCAGTCGTATCGACGGGACAGTGACCCGGACGGTGGGCACCCTGAAGGTCGAGTTGCACCGGGCCAGCGAGACGGTGACGTTGAGCCGTCCCCAGGACGGGGTGACCGCCACATTGAGCCGGACGGCAAGGCCGGTGGCCTTGCTTCCGCTCGCACGCCGGGATGTCAAGGAATGTCTGGCCGAGGAGCTGCGCCGCCTCGATGCCGATGAGATCTACCACGAGGCGCTGGCTGGGATCGACAAGGTGACGTACCGATGA
- the zwf gene encoding glucose-6-phosphate dehydrogenase — translation MSQPPQNPLRDKRDKRMPRIAGPCSVVIFGVTGDLARKKLMPAIYDLANRGLLPPSFALVGFARRDWADEDFGEVVYEAVKKHARTPFRQEVWDRLAEGFRFVQGTFDDDASFARLSEILQKLDVERGTGGNHAFYLSIPPKAFPVVCEQLQKSGLARQQDNRWSRVVIEKPFGHDLDSARELNSVVNSVFPEESVFRIDHYLGKETVQNILALRFANELYEPIWNSHYVDHVQITMAEDIGLGGRAGYYDGIGAARDVIQNHLLQLLALTAMEEPVSFNPHELQTEKIKVLAATRPMQPLDQTSARGQYAAGWQGSEHVPGLLDEDGFSPDSTTETFAAITLEVDTRRWAGVPFFLRTGKRLGRRVTEVALVFKRAPHLPFDATMTEELGKNALVLRIQPDEGITTRFGSKVPGSAMEVRDVNMDFSYGSAFAEDSPEAYERLILDVLLGEPSLFPLNAEVELSWEILDPVLDNWASHGRPEPYPAGTWGPPSAHEMVHRLGREWRRP, via the coding sequence ATGAGCCAACCACCGCAGAACCCGTTGCGGGACAAGCGCGACAAGCGCATGCCCCGTATCGCCGGACCGTGCAGCGTGGTGATCTTCGGGGTGACCGGCGACCTGGCCCGCAAGAAGCTGATGCCGGCCATCTACGACCTCGCCAACCGCGGGTTGCTGCCGCCGTCGTTCGCGCTGGTGGGCTTCGCCCGTCGGGACTGGGCCGACGAGGACTTCGGCGAGGTGGTCTACGAGGCGGTCAAGAAACATGCCCGCACCCCGTTCCGACAGGAAGTGTGGGATCGGCTGGCCGAGGGGTTCCGGTTCGTGCAGGGCACCTTCGACGACGATGCGTCGTTTGCACGGCTCAGCGAGATCCTGCAGAAGCTCGATGTCGAGCGCGGTACCGGCGGCAATCATGCGTTCTACCTGTCGATTCCACCGAAGGCATTCCCGGTGGTCTGCGAACAGCTACAAAAGTCTGGGTTGGCGCGCCAGCAGGACAACCGCTGGAGTCGGGTGGTCATCGAGAAGCCCTTCGGACACGATCTGGACAGTGCCCGCGAGCTGAACTCGGTGGTCAACAGCGTGTTTCCGGAGGAGTCGGTGTTCCGCATCGATCACTATCTCGGCAAGGAGACGGTGCAGAACATCCTGGCCCTGCGGTTCGCCAATGAGCTCTACGAGCCGATCTGGAACTCGCACTACGTGGACCATGTGCAGATCACGATGGCCGAGGACATCGGACTGGGCGGGCGCGCAGGCTATTACGACGGTATCGGGGCCGCTCGTGACGTCATCCAGAACCACCTGTTGCAGCTGTTGGCGTTGACGGCGATGGAGGAACCGGTCAGCTTCAATCCGCACGAACTGCAAACCGAGAAGATCAAGGTGCTGGCGGCCACCCGGCCGATGCAACCCTTGGATCAGACCAGCGCACGCGGCCAGTACGCGGCGGGATGGCAGGGCAGCGAGCATGTCCCGGGATTGCTCGACGAGGACGGCTTCTCCCCCGATTCCACCACCGAGACGTTCGCTGCGATCACCCTGGAGGTCGACACCCGCCGATGGGCCGGGGTGCCGTTCTTCCTGCGCACCGGGAAGAGGTTGGGGCGCAGGGTGACCGAGGTGGCCCTGGTGTTCAAGCGGGCACCGCACCTGCCGTTCGACGCGACGATGACCGAGGAACTCGGCAAGAATGCCCTCGTGCTGCGCATCCAGCCCGACGAAGGCATCACCACACGGTTCGGCTCGAAGGTGCCGGGCAGCGCGATGGAGGTGCGCGATGTCAACATGGACTTCTCGTACGGCTCTGCGTTCGCCGAGGACTCGCCGGAGGCCTACGAGCGGCTGATCCTGGATGTGCTGCTCGGCGAACCGTCACTGTTCCCGCTCAACGCCGAGGTCGAACTGTCCTGGGAGATCCTCGATCCGGTGTTGGACAACTGGGCCTCCCACGGCCGTCCCGAGCCCTACCCTGCCGGCACCTGGGGTCCGCCATCAGCGCACGAGATGGTGCACCGACTCGGTCGGGAATGGAGGCGACCGTAG
- the tal gene encoding transaldolase — protein sequence MTQNANLAALSAAGVSVWLDDLSRERLQTGNLTELVDTRSVVGVTTNPSIFQAALSKGHAYDDQVNDLAARGADVDATIRTVTTDDVRNACDVLAKTYEASDGVDGRVSIEVDPRLAHDTDKTILQAVELWKIVDRPNLLIKIPATEAGLPAITAVLAEGISVNVTLIFSVERHRAVMDAYLAGLEKAKDAGHDLSRIHSVASFFVSRVDTEIDSRLDKIGSAEALALRGKAGVANARLAYAAYEEVFLGGDRFGALKSAGARVQRPLWASTGVKNPDYSDTLYVTELVAPNTVNTMPEKTLDAVADHGVVTGDTVTGRAADSQQVFDELAAIGIDLTDVFLALENEGVEKFEKSWQELLEATQGQLDAAGK from the coding sequence ATGACTCAGAACGCAAATTTGGCGGCATTGTCCGCCGCGGGTGTCTCGGTATGGTTGGACGACCTGTCCCGTGAGCGCCTGCAGACCGGCAACCTGACCGAGCTGGTCGACACCAGGTCGGTGGTGGGCGTGACCACCAACCCGTCGATCTTCCAGGCCGCGCTGTCGAAGGGTCACGCCTACGACGACCAGGTCAACGACCTCGCCGCCCGCGGCGCCGACGTCGATGCCACCATCCGCACCGTGACCACCGACGACGTCCGCAACGCCTGCGATGTGCTGGCCAAGACGTACGAGGCCTCTGACGGGGTGGACGGCCGGGTGTCGATCGAGGTGGACCCGCGGCTGGCCCATGACACCGACAAGACCATCCTGCAGGCCGTCGAGCTGTGGAAGATCGTCGACCGCCCGAACCTGCTGATCAAGATCCCGGCCACCGAGGCTGGACTGCCCGCCATCACCGCGGTGCTCGCCGAAGGCATCTCGGTCAATGTGACGCTGATCTTCTCGGTGGAACGCCATCGCGCCGTGATGGACGCCTATCTGGCGGGCCTGGAGAAGGCCAAGGACGCCGGGCACGACCTGTCGCGGATCCACTCGGTGGCGTCGTTCTTCGTCTCCCGTGTCGACACTGAGATCGACAGCCGCCTGGACAAGATCGGCAGCGCCGAAGCCTTGGCGCTGCGCGGCAAGGCCGGGGTGGCCAATGCCCGGCTGGCCTATGCCGCCTACGAGGAAGTGTTCCTCGGCGGTGACCGGTTCGGTGCGCTGAAGTCGGCCGGCGCGCGGGTCCAGCGCCCGCTCTGGGCGTCGACCGGGGTCAAGAACCCCGACTACTCCGACACGCTGTACGTCACCGAACTGGTAGCGCCGAACACGGTGAACACCATGCCGGAGAAAACCCTTGATGCCGTGGCCGACCACGGTGTGGTGACCGGGGACACGGTCACCGGCCGGGCGGCCGACTCACAGCAGGTCTTTGATGAGCTGGCGGCCATCGGAATCGATCTGACCGACGTCTTCCTGGCACTCGAGAACGAAGGTGTGGAGAAGTTCGAGAAGTCCTGGCAGGAGTTGCTCGAGGCCACCCAGGGGCAACTCGACGCAGCCGGGAAGTAG